In the genome of Molothrus aeneus isolate 106 chromosome 5, BPBGC_Maene_1.0, whole genome shotgun sequence, one region contains:
- the LOC136556895 gene encoding histone H2A yields MSGRGKQGGKARAKAKSRSSRAGLQFPVGRVHRLLRKGNYAERVGAGAPVYLAAVLEYLTAEILELAGNAARDNKKTRIIPRHLQLAIRNDEELNKLLGKVTIAQGGVLPNIQAVLLPKKTDSHKAKSK; encoded by the coding sequence ATGTCCGGGCGCGGGAAGCAGGGCGGCAAGGCGCGGGCCAAGGCCAAGTCGCGCTCGTCGCGGGCCGGGCTGCAGTTCCCCGTGGGCCGCGTGCACCGGCTGCTGCGCAAGGGCAACTACGCGGAGCGCGTGGGCGCCGGCGCGCCGGTGTACCTGGCGGCCGTGCTGGAGTACCTGACGGCCGAGATCCTGGAGCTGGCGGGCAACGCGGCCCGCGACAACAAGAAGACGCGCATCATCCCCCGCCACCTGCAGCTCGCCATCCGCAACGACGAGGAGCTCAACAAGCTGCTGGGCAAGGTGACGATCGCGCAGGGCGGCGTGCTGCCCAACATCCAGGCCGTGCTGCTGCCCAAGAAGACCGACAGCCACAAGGCGAAAAGCAAGTGA
- the LOC136556695 gene encoding histone H2B 1/2/3/4/6 has protein sequence MPEPAKSAPAPKKGSKKAVTKTQKKGDKKRKKSRKESYSIYVYKVLKQVHPDTGISSKAMGIMNSFVNDIFERIAGEASRLAHYNKRSTITSREIQTAVRLLLPGELAKHAVSEGTKAVTKYTSSK, from the coding sequence ATGCCCGAGCCGGCCAAGTCCGCCCCCGCGCCCAAGAAGGGCTCCAAGAAAGCCGTCACCAAGACGCAGAAGAAGGGCGACAAGAAGCGCAAGAAGAGCCGCAAGGAGAGCTACTCCATCTACGTGTACAAGGTGCTGAAGCAGGTGCACCCCGACACGGGCATCTCGTCCAAGGCCATGGGCATCATGAACTCCTTCGTCAACGACATCTTCGAGCGCATCGCGGGCGAGGCCTCGCGCCTGGCGCACTACAACAAGCGCTCCACCATCACCTCGCGGGAGATCCAGACGGCCGTGCGCCTGCTGCTGCCCGGCGAGCTGGCCAAGCACGCCGTGTCCGAGGGCACCAAGGCTGTCACCAAGTACACCAGCTCCAAGTAG
- the LOC136556893 gene encoding histone H1: MSETAPVAAPAVSAPGAKAAAKKPKKAASGSKARKPAGPSVTELITKAVSASKERKGLSLAALKKALAAGGYDVEKNNSRIKLGLKSLVSKGTLVQTKGTGASGSFKLNKKPGETKEKATKKKPAAKPKKPAAKKPASAAKKPKKAAAVKKSPKKAKKPAAAAAKKAAKSPKKAAKAGRPKKAAKSPAKAKAVKPKAAKPKAAKPKAAKAKKAAPKKK, from the coding sequence ATGTCCGAGACCGCGCCCGTCGCCGCTCCCGCCGTCTCCGCTCCCGGCGCCAAGGCCGCCGCCAAGAAGCCGAAGAAGGCGGCGAGCGGCTCCAAAGCCCGCAAGCCCGCGGGGCCCAGCGTCACCGAGCTGATCACCAAGGCCGTGTCCGCCTCCAAGGAGCGCAAGGGGCTCTCGCTCGCCGCGCTCAAGAAGGCGCTGGCCGCCGGCGGCTACGATGTGGAGAAGAACAACAGCCGCATCAAGCTGGGGCTCAAGAGTCTCGTCAGCAAAGGCACCCTGGTGCAGACCAAGGGCACCGGCGCCTCCGGCTCTTTCAAGCTGAACAAGAAGCCAGGGGAGACAAAAGAAAAGGCGACTAAGAAGAAGCCCGCAGCCAAGCCCAAGAAGCCGGCGGCCAAGAAGCCCGCCAGCGCTGCCAAGAAGCCCAAGAAAGCGGCGGCGGTGAAAAAGAGCCCCAAGAAGGCCAAGAAGCCGGCGGCCGCCGCGGCCAAGAAAGCAGCGAAGAGCCCCAAGAAAGCCGCCAAGGCTGGGCGCCCCAAGAAGGCGGCCAAGAGCCCGGCTAAGGCAAAGGCCGTGAAGCCCAAAGCGGCCAAGCCCAAGGCAGCCAAACCCAAAGCGGCCAAGGCGAAGAAGGCGGCGCCCAAAAAGAAGTAA